A window of the Polaribacter batillariae genome harbors these coding sequences:
- a CDS encoding T9SS type A sorting domain-containing protein, with product MKNKITFILLFFFSLHFYSQNWEPLGISSNGNQGVYDLETHHSVLFASVNNDGFIKSLDNGASWVAVGQTEFVTNPNSRRVSHIKSAGNNLYVATFFAGTSSSMIYKSSDNGATFTEDINGLPVAPNDNERVQNLTNIYYHNGYLITVFNGGNYIKHENDTHWQAIDNAATKLSEYYDSFNNILYAFPSYALHKSTDNGQTWTKTGNTNLPQLFLPNNFNVDPFSGRIYVSGRGLAENIHKLFYSDDEGETWTSAGIESSLGNNWIGQPQIITEIFSHGNLIQLGLANDANNSGAEMLISTDSATSFQNDKTGFANVGFGTSEPIKFVLHSGFLYVALNYNDIYKKNISTLNTVSYSRENKVSIYPNPVNSFINISIHKNFNWALYNTNGIKVKSGYFSESNKKIEVNELANGVYFLKLTGHKIAETIKFIKE from the coding sequence ATGAAAAATAAAATTACGTTCATTCTATTATTCTTTTTTTCGTTACATTTTTATTCCCAAAATTGGGAACCTCTAGGAATTTCATCAAACGGAAATCAAGGTGTTTATGACCTCGAAACACACCATTCTGTTCTCTTTGCTTCTGTTAATAATGATGGTTTTATCAAGTCGTTAGACAATGGTGCGAGTTGGGTGGCTGTTGGTCAAACAGAATTCGTAACAAACCCCAACAGTAGAAGAGTTTCACATATTAAAAGTGCAGGAAATAATTTATATGTAGCTACTTTTTTTGCTGGTACATCAAGTTCAATGATTTATAAATCTAGCGATAATGGTGCCACTTTTACTGAAGATATTAACGGTTTGCCAGTCGCACCAAATGATAATGAAAGAGTACAAAACTTAACAAATATATATTATCATAATGGTTATTTAATTACTGTTTTTAATGGTGGTAACTACATAAAACACGAGAATGATACTCATTGGCAAGCGATAGATAATGCAGCAACTAAATTGTCTGAATATTACGATTCTTTCAATAATATATTGTACGCTTTTCCCAGTTATGCGCTTCATAAATCAACAGACAATGGACAAACTTGGACGAAGACCGGCAATACAAACCTTCCGCAACTTTTTTTACCCAATAATTTTAATGTAGATCCATTTTCTGGAAGAATTTATGTTTCTGGTAGAGGTCTAGCAGAAAATATTCATAAATTATTTTACAGTGATGACGAAGGCGAAACTTGGACAAGTGCAGGTATAGAAAGTAGTTTAGGAAACAATTGGATTGGTCAGCCACAAATAATTACAGAAATATTTAGTCATGGAAATCTTATACAATTAGGATTGGCTAACGATGCAAATAATTCTGGAGCAGAAATGTTAATTAGTACAGACAGTGCTACTAGTTTTCAAAACGATAAAACTGGTTTTGCAAACGTTGGTTTTGGTACATCAGAACCTATTAAGTTCGTCTTGCACTCGGGTTTTTTATATGTAGCACTCAATTACAACGATATTTATAAAAAAAACATATCTACCTTAAATACAGTGTCTTATTCAAGAGAAAATAAAGTAAGTATTTATCCAAATCCTGTTAATTCTTTTATAAATATATCCATCCATAAAAATTTTAATTGGGCTCTATACAATACCAATGGCATAAAAGTAAAATCTGGTTATTTTTCTGAGTCTAACAAAAAAATAGAGGTAAACGAGTTGGCTAATGGAGTTTATTTCTTAAAACTTACAGGTCATAAAATTGCTGAGACTATAAAATTCATAAAAGAATAA
- a CDS encoding TrmH family RNA methyltransferase: MKKITSIHNAYIKELQKIKDKSRERKKTQRFIIEGKREISLAIKGNYEFDTILFVEEIISEKEILTLFNKNVNKIVISKEVYQKLAYRDSTEGIIAVTKSKEFSLEDIHFKNKNPLILIAESIEKPGNVGALLRTADAANLEAVFIADPKSDLYNANIIRSSMGCVFTNKIAVATSAEIITFLQKNNIPIYAATLQNSNEYHKENYTKASAIVVGTEATGLTEQWRNAATQNINIPMQGQIDSMNVSVSAAIIIFEAKRQRGFKF, encoded by the coding sequence ATGAAAAAAATTACAAGCATTCATAACGCATATATTAAAGAGCTTCAGAAAATAAAAGATAAATCACGCGAACGTAAAAAAACACAGCGCTTTATTATTGAAGGAAAAAGAGAAATTTCTTTAGCAATTAAAGGAAATTATGAATTTGATACGATACTTTTTGTAGAAGAAATCATTTCAGAAAAAGAAATTTTAACTCTTTTTAATAAAAACGTAAATAAAATTGTTATTTCGAAAGAAGTATATCAAAAATTGGCTTACAGAGATTCTACTGAAGGAATTATCGCAGTTACAAAATCAAAAGAATTTTCTTTAGAGGATATCCATTTCAAAAATAAAAATCCTTTAATTTTAATTGCAGAAAGTATCGAAAAACCAGGAAATGTTGGAGCACTTCTAAGAACTGCAGATGCTGCCAATTTAGAGGCTGTTTTTATTGCAGATCCTAAAAGCGATTTGTACAATGCGAACATAATAAGATCTAGTATGGGCTGTGTTTTTACAAATAAAATTGCTGTAGCAACGTCTGCAGAAATTATAACCTTTCTTCAAAAAAACAACATTCCAATTTACGCAGCAACCTTGCAAAATTCAAACGAATACCATAAAGAAAACTATACAAAAGCTTCTGCAATTGTAGTAGGTACAGAAGCTACAGGCTTAACTGAACAATGGCGAAATGCAGCTACACAAAACATTAACATTCCTATGCAAGGTCAAATAGATTCTATGAATGTATCTGTTTCTGCAGCCATTATAATTTTTGAAGCCAAAAGACAAAGAGGTTTTAAATTTTAA
- a CDS encoding amidohydrolase family protein gives MKKIIYSLLFFCLVGNINAQQTPAKKQTTAVSIEGATAHLGNGKVIENSLIMFSEGKITFVGSAMMKIARQGTIINAKGKHIYPGFIAANATLGLVEIDAVKASDDQREIGVMNPHIRSLIAYNAESKIVESMRPNGVLMAQITPRGGTISGKSSIVQLDAWNWEDASIKTDDAIHMNWPSSFTSGRWWLGEDPALKPDKNYSKNINKIISYFSDAKNYLAGDKSPKNIPFEAIKGLFNGNTKLYIHVNGEKEITDAITEIKKLGINNLVVVHGVGAENISEILVNNNVPVILDRPHRNPNSEDDAYDYTYTIAKILTDKGILVGLGMEGQMERMNSRNLPFYAGTFAAHGLEKEEALKLITSNNAKILGIDNWVGTLEVGKDATLFISNGDALDMRTNVLSKAFIQGRDIRLETHQTQLWKRYSNKYKSK, from the coding sequence ATGAAAAAAATAATTTATAGTTTATTGTTTTTCTGTTTAGTAGGAAACATAAACGCGCAGCAAACACCAGCAAAGAAGCAAACAACCGCTGTTTCTATTGAAGGTGCAACAGCACATTTAGGAAATGGAAAAGTAATCGAGAATTCGTTAATTATGTTTAGCGAAGGTAAAATTACCTTTGTTGGAAGTGCAATGATGAAAATTGCAAGACAAGGAACTATTATTAATGCCAAAGGAAAACACATATATCCTGGTTTTATTGCTGCAAATGCAACTTTAGGTTTGGTAGAAATCGACGCTGTAAAAGCAAGTGACGACCAAAGAGAAATTGGTGTGATGAATCCGCATATAAGAAGTTTAATCGCTTATAATGCAGAGAGCAAAATTGTAGAATCTATGAGACCAAATGGAGTTTTAATGGCGCAAATAACTCCAAGAGGAGGCACAATTTCGGGAAAATCTTCTATCGTACAATTAGACGCGTGGAACTGGGAAGATGCAAGCATTAAAACAGATGATGCCATTCACATGAATTGGCCCTCAAGCTTTACTTCTGGCAGATGGTGGTTAGGAGAAGATCCTGCTTTAAAGCCCGATAAAAACTACTCGAAAAATATCAATAAAATAATCTCTTATTTTTCTGATGCTAAAAATTATTTAGCAGGAGATAAATCGCCTAAAAATATTCCTTTTGAAGCAATAAAAGGCTTGTTTAATGGAAATACAAAATTGTACATTCACGTAAATGGAGAAAAAGAAATTACAGATGCCATTACAGAAATAAAAAAACTAGGCATTAATAATTTAGTTGTTGTTCATGGAGTTGGTGCAGAAAATATTTCGGAAATATTAGTTAACAATAATGTTCCTGTAATTTTAGACAGACCTCACAGAAACCCAAATAGCGAAGACGATGCTTATGATTACACATACACAATCGCTAAAATTTTAACAGATAAAGGTATTTTAGTTGGTTTGGGTATGGAAGGGCAAATGGAAAGAATGAATTCTAGAAACTTACCTTTTTATGCAGGAACCTTTGCTGCACATGGTTTAGAAAAAGAAGAGGCCTTAAAACTAATTACGTCTAACAATGCCAAAATTTTAGGAATCGATAATTGGGTAGGTACCTTAGAAGTTGGTAAAGATGCTACCTTATTTATTTCGAATGGAGATGCCTTAGATATGAGAACCAATGTATTATCGAAAGCCTTTATACAAGGTAGAGATATTCGTTTAGAAACACATCAAACCCAACTTTGGAAACGTTATTCCAACAAATACAAATCTAAATAA